Proteins encoded by one window of Rutidosis leptorrhynchoides isolate AG116_Rl617_1_P2 chromosome 7, CSIRO_AGI_Rlap_v1, whole genome shotgun sequence:
- the LOC139858355 gene encoding probable E3 ubiquitin-protein ligase RHB1A: MGCCCSSNRVEWNDSSPLYNPLSSRTGAAPVIPTGLIVDTNLDTSIPDTFRHLPAPIPYDTNPQDQLNNQESSANKIHPPVQTNNIEATGEIEDSNSSENVTKEAIESVTIEEVDAELDNDDELKKSNAPFVAPEECPTCLEEYDEENPKIMTKCEHHFHLSCILEWMERSNTCPVCDQNMEVNFPIAD; this comes from the exons ATGGGCTGTTGCTGTTCATCAAACAGAGTTGAATGGAACGATTCATCCCCGTTATATAAT CCGTTATCATCACGCACTGGTGCAGCTCCCGTTATCCCAACAGGGCTTATAGTTGATACAAATTTAGATACATCAATACCCGACACTTTTAGGCATCTGCCAGCACCTATACCATACGATACGAATCCTCAAGATCAACTAAACAATCAAGAAAGCTCTGCCAATAAGATTCATCCACCTGTGCAAACGAATAATATTGAAGCCACTGGAGAAATAGAAGATAGTAATAGTAGTGAAAATGTGACTAAAGAAGCCATTGAATCTGTTACAATAGAAGAAGTTGATGCTGAGCTGGATAATGATGATGAACTTAAGAAGTCGAACGCGCCTTTTGTAGCCCCAGAAGAGTGCCCTACATGTCTTGAAG AATATGATGAAGAAAATCCGAAAATAATGACGAAATGCGAGCATCATTTTCACCTGTCGTGCATTCTTGAATGGATGGAAAGAAGTAATACTTGCCCTGTTTGTGATCAG AATATGGAAGTCAACTTTCCGATCGCCGACTAG